The following coding sequences are from one Brassica rapa cultivar Chiifu-401-42 unplaced genomic scaffold, CAAS_Brap_v3.01 Scaffold0068, whole genome shotgun sequence window:
- the LOC117129705 gene encoding uncharacterized protein LOC117129705 has product MPLPECERVSMDGKKKAEMVQQIHEQARRNIVEKTKQYTKRANKGRREMIFDVGDKVWVHLRKERFPNERKSKLMPRIDGPFEVIQKINDNAYKLDLQDELDLRTNPFQEGGDDMTMDQSNKEDNGSMEDPADGGALAISEGPMTRARSKQLKEAIGGLLKTSLKQEESLGRSLINQDTLTTIQAISAPR; this is encoded by the exons atgcctttacctgagtgtgaaagggttagtatggatgggaaaaagaaagcAGAAATGGTgcagcagattcatgagcagGCAAGAAGAAACATTGTGGAAAAAACCAAGCAGTACACTAAAAGAGCAAACAAAGGCAggcgtgagatgatctttgaTGTAGGTGATAAAGTGTGGGTTCACTTGCGCAAGGAGAGGTTTCCAAATGAAAGAAAGTCTAAGCTcatgccgcggattgatggcCCTTTTGAAGTCATCCAGAaaatcaatgacaatgcctacaagcttgatcttcaag atgagctagatttgaggacaaatccttttcaagagggaggggatgatatgaccATGGACCAGTCAAACAAAGAAGATAATGGGAGCATGGAAGATCCAGCTGATGGAGGAGCTCTAGCCATATCTGAAGGTCCTATGACTCGAGCCAGAAGCAAGCAACTCAAAGAAGCCATTGGAGGATTACTTAAGACATCACTGAAGCAAGAAGAGAGTCTTggaagaagcttgatcaaccaagacacacttaccACAATTCAAGCCATCTCAGCTCCAAGATAG